The following are encoded together in the Flavobacterium sp. TR2 genome:
- a CDS encoding nucleotide pyrophosphohydrolase: MDLKNAQLDVDTWIKEHGVRYFNELTNMAQLTEEVGEVARIIARRYGEQSEKESDKNKDLGEELADVVFVVLCLANQTGIDLQAAFDKKMDLKSVRDKDRHKNNDKLK; this comes from the coding sequence ATGGATTTGAAAAATGCACAATTGGATGTTGATACTTGGATAAAAGAGCACGGTGTTCGCTATTTTAACGAATTGACCAATATGGCGCAGCTGACTGAAGAAGTTGGTGAAGTTGCCAGAATTATTGCGCGCCGTTACGGAGAACAGTCTGAAAAAGAAAGCGATAAAAACAAAGACTTAGGAGAAGAATTGGCAGATGTTGTTTTTGTGGTGCTTTGTCTGGCCAATCAGACCGGAATTGATTTGCAGGCTGCTTTCGATAAAAAAATGGATCTAAAATCGGTTAGAGATAAAGATCGTCACAAAAACAATGATAAATTGAAATAA
- a CDS encoding DUF3857 domain-containing protein, which yields MKIIKLSLLFVILLITPKAVSQEFKLGKVSIAELEQKSHPKDSTAVAAILYKRGTARVEYDPNDGFVTFTNVETRIKIYKKEGYDWANQAVWYQNNSNLKEKVFFEDAVTYNLVNGKIEKTKLKSDGVFDEVLSKFVGQKKMTMPNVKEGSVIEFRYTIKCPNPRIIREWAFQSSIPVNYSEFSTYIPEYYVFNSRQKGYVFPKVTTVKNPKSITFNVKERNFGPGSAPTSFSTEKHDYMENQTTFIAVDLPAMKDEAYVNNIENYMSAVSHELSLTKFPNSPMKEYSSDWNSVVRTIYEYDDFGPELNKTGYFEEDLKKLLADTKTPEEKIWAIFNHVKTNMKWNSYTGYSCDNGVKKAYKEKTGNIADINLMLTAMLRYSGLTANPVLVSTRSNGIALFPNRTAFNYVIAAVETPNGNILLDATDKYSVPNILPLRVLNWSGRLIRKDGSSQEINLMPEKTSADNVFMNYSIDSTGKITGKTRRQCVDYNAMITRSNIESLKEEEYLEKLENQNNKIEISEYSKTNEKDLLLPIIETYSFTGNNLCELIGDKIYVSPMLFFTNDKNPFKQEVREYPVDFSYPFADKYNITIKIPEGFAVETLPAPAAMTMEENLGAFKFNIVANGDTLQLSILHQINEAIVSAEKYDMLKEYYKLMVAKQTEKIVLKRI from the coding sequence AAACTATCACTACTGTTTGTGATTTTATTAATCACTCCCAAAGCAGTTTCACAGGAGTTCAAATTAGGAAAAGTGTCTATTGCAGAATTAGAACAAAAGTCGCATCCAAAAGATTCGACGGCCGTGGCAGCTATTTTGTATAAAAGAGGGACAGCAAGAGTTGAATATGATCCTAATGATGGTTTTGTCACATTCACTAATGTGGAAACTAGAATTAAAATCTATAAAAAAGAAGGATACGATTGGGCCAACCAAGCAGTATGGTATCAAAATAACAGTAATTTAAAAGAAAAAGTATTTTTTGAGGATGCCGTTACTTATAATTTAGTGAATGGTAAAATTGAGAAAACAAAGCTGAAAAGTGACGGCGTTTTTGATGAAGTCTTGAGTAAATTTGTAGGTCAGAAGAAAATGACAATGCCAAATGTAAAAGAAGGGTCTGTAATAGAGTTTCGATATACTATAAAATGTCCGAATCCTAGAATTATCAGAGAATGGGCTTTTCAATCCAGCATTCCTGTAAATTATTCTGAATTCTCAACTTATATTCCTGAATATTATGTTTTTAATTCAAGACAAAAAGGGTATGTTTTTCCAAAAGTTACCACAGTAAAAAATCCAAAATCGATAACTTTTAATGTTAAAGAAAGAAACTTTGGGCCAGGTTCTGCACCTACTTCTTTTTCAACAGAGAAACATGATTATATGGAAAATCAAACCACTTTTATTGCTGTAGATTTACCGGCAATGAAAGATGAAGCTTATGTAAATAATATCGAAAACTATATGTCAGCGGTTTCTCATGAGCTATCATTAACAAAGTTTCCAAATTCTCCAATGAAAGAATATTCTTCAGATTGGAATTCTGTTGTAAGAACAATTTATGAATACGACGATTTTGGCCCTGAATTAAATAAAACTGGCTATTTTGAAGAAGATTTGAAAAAGCTGCTTGCAGACACTAAAACACCTGAGGAAAAAATTTGGGCTATTTTTAATCATGTAAAAACAAACATGAAATGGAACAGTTACACAGGTTATTCCTGCGACAACGGCGTAAAAAAAGCGTATAAAGAAAAAACAGGCAACATTGCAGATATTAATCTAATGCTTACTGCAATGCTGCGTTATTCAGGATTGACAGCAAATCCAGTTTTAGTAAGTACGCGTTCAAACGGAATTGCTCTTTTTCCAAACAGAACGGCATTTAATTATGTAATTGCTGCAGTTGAAACGCCAAACGGAAATATTTTATTAGATGCAACTGACAAATATTCGGTTCCAAATATTTTACCGCTAAGAGTTTTAAACTGGTCAGGAAGATTGATCAGAAAAGACGGGTCATCGCAAGAAATTAATTTAATGCCAGAAAAAACTTCAGCCGATAATGTTTTTATGAATTACAGTATTGACAGCACTGGAAAAATTACGGGTAAAACAAGAAGACAGTGCGTTGATTATAATGCAATGATCACACGAAGCAATATCGAAAGCTTAAAAGAAGAAGAATATTTAGAAAAACTGGAAAACCAAAATAATAAAATAGAAATTAGCGAGTACTCCAAAACGAATGAAAAAGATCTGCTTCTTCCTATTATAGAAACGTATTCTTTTACAGGAAATAATCTTTGCGAGCTGATTGGCGATAAAATATACGTAAGCCCGATGCTGTTTTTTACCAACGATAAAAACCCTTTTAAACAAGAAGTGCGAGAATATCCAGTTGATTTTAGCTATCCTTTTGCAGATAAGTATAATATCACGATTAAAATCCCAGAAGGGTTTGCAGTTGAAACATTGCCAGCTCCTGCTGCAATGACAATGGAAGAGAATCTTGGCGCTTTTAAATTTAATATCGTAGCCAATGGAGATACTTTACAATTGTCTATTTTGCATCAGATAAATGAAGCGATTGTTTCTGCTGAGAAATATGATATGCTAAAAGAATATTATAAGCTGATGGTTGCAAAACAAACAGAGAAAATCGTTTTAAAGCGTATTTAA